Proteins encoded in a region of the Macaca mulatta isolate MMU2019108-1 chromosome X, T2T-MMU8v2.0, whole genome shotgun sequence genome:
- the MBNL3 gene encoding muscleblind-like protein 3 isoform X2: MNQDKSPHPFGLHILCKIKVHKMFPTIRFSPKLFPSWESNYLSGLFQNKSVIVEPSTPFVIGRSKCESSLETDRQENSSALPPASCLFKLIIWFAPVIALCMCVWDVSRKQSWDSMKKGRCTRENCKYLHPPPHLKTQLEINGRNNLIQQKTAAAMFAQQMQLMLQNAQMSSLGSFPMTPSLPANPPMAFNPYIPHPGMSLVPAELVPNTPVLIPGNPPLAMPGAVGPKLMRSDKLEVCREFQRGNCTRGENDCRYAHPTDASMIEASDNTVTICMDYIKGRCSREKCKYFHPPAHLQAKLKAAHHQMNHSAASAMALQPGTLQLIPKRSALEKPNGATPVFNPTVFHCQQALTNLQLPQPAFIPAGPILCMAPASNIVPMMHGATPTTVSAATTPATSVPFAAPTTGNQLKF, encoded by the exons ATGAATCAGGACAAGTCACCTCACCCCTTTGGCCTTCACATTCTCTGTAAGATAAAGGTGCACAAGATGTTCCCTACAATCCGATTCAGCCCTAAACTGTTTCCATCCTGGGAATCAAATTATCTTAGTGGGCTATTTCAGAACAAAAGTGTGATTGTTGAGCCCAGTACTCCCTTTGTCATTGGGAGATCAAAATGTGAAAGTTCTCTGGAGACAGATAGGCAAGAAAATTCTTCTGCTCTCCCCCCAGCTTCTTGCCTATTCAAACTTATTATCTGGTTTGCACCAGTCATtgccctgtgtatgtgtgtatgggatGTGTCAAGAAAACAGAGTTGGGACAGCATGAAGAAG GGTCGGTGTACTCGAGAGAACTGCAAGTACCTTCACCCTCCTCCACACTTAAAAACGCAGCTGGAGATTAATGGGCGGAACAATCTGATTCAACAGAAGACTGCCGCAGCCATGTTCGCCCAGCAGATGCAGCTTATGCTCCAGAACGCTCAAATGTCATCACTT GGTTCTTTTCCTATGACTCCATCACTTCCAGCTAATCCTCCCATGGCTTTCAATCCTTACATACCACATCCTGGGATGAGCCTCGTTCCTGCAGAACTTGTACCAAATACACCTGTTCTGATTCCtggaaacccacctcttgcaATGCCAGGAGCTGTTGGCCCAAAACTGATGCGTTCAGATAAACTGGAG GTTTGCCGAGAATTTCAGCGTGGAAATTGTACCCGTGGGGAGAATGATTGCCGCTATGCTCACCCTACTGATGCTTCCATGATTGAAGCGAGTGATAATACTGTGACAATCTGCATGGATTACATCAAAGGTCGATGCTCGCGGGAGAAATGCAAGTACTTTCATCCTCCTGCACACTTGCAAGCCAAACTCAAGGCAGCTCATCATCAGATGAACCATTCAGCTGCCTCTGCCATG gccctgcaGCCTGGTACACTGCAACTGATACCAAAGAGATCAGCACTGGAAAAGCCCAATGGTGCCACCCCGGTCTTTAATCCCACTGTTTTCCACTGTCAACAGGCTCTGACTAACCTGCAGCTCCCACAGCCGGCATTTATCCCTGCAG GGCCAATACTGTGCATGGCACCCGCTTCAAATATTG
- the MBNL3 gene encoding muscleblind-like protein 3 isoform X4 — MNQDKSPHPFGLHILCKIKVHKMFPTIRFSPKLFPSWESNYLSGLFQNKSVIVEPSTPFVIGRSKCESSLETDRQENSSALPPASCLFKLIIWFAPVIALCMCVWDVSRKQSWDSMKKGRCTRENCKYLHPPPHLKTQLEINGRNNLIQQKTAAAMFAQQMQLMLQNAQMSSLGSFPMTPSLPANPPMAFNPYIPHPGMSLVPAELVPNTPVLIPGNPPLAMPGAVGPKLMRSDKLEVCREFQRGNCTRGENDCRYAHPTDASMIEASDNTVTICMDYIKGRCSREKCKYFHPPAHLQAKLKAAHHQMNHSAASAMALTNLQLPQPAFIPAGPILCMAPASNIVPMMHGATPTTVSAATTPATSVPFAAPTTGNQLKF, encoded by the exons ATGAATCAGGACAAGTCACCTCACCCCTTTGGCCTTCACATTCTCTGTAAGATAAAGGTGCACAAGATGTTCCCTACAATCCGATTCAGCCCTAAACTGTTTCCATCCTGGGAATCAAATTATCTTAGTGGGCTATTTCAGAACAAAAGTGTGATTGTTGAGCCCAGTACTCCCTTTGTCATTGGGAGATCAAAATGTGAAAGTTCTCTGGAGACAGATAGGCAAGAAAATTCTTCTGCTCTCCCCCCAGCTTCTTGCCTATTCAAACTTATTATCTGGTTTGCACCAGTCATtgccctgtgtatgtgtgtatgggatGTGTCAAGAAAACAGAGTTGGGACAGCATGAAGAAG GGTCGGTGTACTCGAGAGAACTGCAAGTACCTTCACCCTCCTCCACACTTAAAAACGCAGCTGGAGATTAATGGGCGGAACAATCTGATTCAACAGAAGACTGCCGCAGCCATGTTCGCCCAGCAGATGCAGCTTATGCTCCAGAACGCTCAAATGTCATCACTT GGTTCTTTTCCTATGACTCCATCACTTCCAGCTAATCCTCCCATGGCTTTCAATCCTTACATACCACATCCTGGGATGAGCCTCGTTCCTGCAGAACTTGTACCAAATACACCTGTTCTGATTCCtggaaacccacctcttgcaATGCCAGGAGCTGTTGGCCCAAAACTGATGCGTTCAGATAAACTGGAG GTTTGCCGAGAATTTCAGCGTGGAAATTGTACCCGTGGGGAGAATGATTGCCGCTATGCTCACCCTACTGATGCTTCCATGATTGAAGCGAGTGATAATACTGTGACAATCTGCATGGATTACATCAAAGGTCGATGCTCGCGGGAGAAATGCAAGTACTTTCATCCTCCTGCACACTTGCAAGCCAAACTCAAGGCAGCTCATCATCAGATGAACCATTCAGCTGCCTCTGCCATG GCTCTGACTAACCTGCAGCTCCCACAGCCGGCATTTATCCCTGCAG GGCCAATACTGTGCATGGCACCCGCTTCAAATATTG